Genomic window (Rhodothermus sp.):
ATGCCGCCGAGGCCATGCGCAGCAAACACATCCAGCGAGTCGTCAAAGCGTGTGCGCGGCCGCCACAGGATGACGAAGTAGCTGGGCAGCGCCGAGAAAGCCCCCAGCAGCAATGCCGCCCAGGGGGCAATGAAACCCGCAGCCGGCGTGATGGCCACCAGTCCCACCACGATGGCTGTGGCGGCACCGACAGCGGTTACTTTCCCTTCCCGGGCAAGGTCCAGCAGGGCCCACACAAGCAGCGTAGCAGCCGGGGCCAGCATGGTGTTGACGAAAGCCAGCGCGGCGCTTTCGCCAGCAGCCAGGGCGCTGCCCCCATTGAAGCCAAACCACCCAAACCACAGCAGGCCAGCCCCCAGCAGCACAAAGGGTACGTTGTGCGGTAGCATGGCCTGGCGGCCATAGTCGCTGCGTGGACCCAGAAACAGCACCGCCGCGATAGCGGCCGCTGCCGCGTTCACATGCACGACGGCTCCGCCGGCAAAGTCCAGCGCACCCAGATCCGCCAGCCAGCCGCCACCCCAGACCCAGTGCGCCACCGGGGCATACACCAGCAGCCCCCACAGGGCAATGAACCAGAGGTAGGCCTTGAACTGCATGCGCTCGACAATGGCCCCGGAGATCAACGCGGCCGTAATGATGGCAAACGTACCCTGGAAGGCCATGAACAGCAGATGCGGGATGCTACCGCTGAGCTCCAGGCCCACGCCGCGCAAGAGCGCCATCGACAGGTCACCTACCCAGGCCGAACCTTGGCCAAAAGCCAGCGAGTAGCCCAGCAGCGCCCAGAGTACACCCGAGACGCCCAGCGCAATAAAGCTCATCATCATTGTGTTAAGCGCATTTTTGGCGCGCACCAGGCCGCCATAGAAGAAGGCCAGCGCTGGCGTCATGAGCAGGACCAGCGCGGTGGAAATAAGCATCCAGGCCGTGTCGCCGCTCGAAAGGGCCGTGGTGGCAAGATCTTGGGCTCGGGCTGGAAGGGGCAGCAGTCCCAGTAGAAG
Coding sequences:
- a CDS encoding ammonium transporter; the protein is MYVRFCLLLLLGLLPLPARAQDLATTALSSGDTAWMLISTALVLLMTPALAFFYGGLVRAKNALNTMMMSFIALGVSGVLWALLGYSLAFGQGSAWVGDLSMALLRGVGLELSGSIPHLLFMAFQGTFAIITAALISGAIVERMQFKAYLWFIALWGLLVYAPVAHWVWGGGWLADLGALDFAGGAVVHVNAAAAAIAAVLFLGPRSDYGRQAMLPHNVPFVLLGAGLLWFGWFGFNGGSALAAGESAALAFVNTMLAPAATLLVWALLDLAREGKVTAVGAATAIVVGLVAITPAAGFIAPWAALLLGAFSALPSYFVILWRPRTRFDDSLDVFAAHGLGGITGALLTGIFAQARWGGADGLLSGNPGQLVVQLVSVLAVLLYSGIVSYLILKALSLFMPVRATARAEAIGLDVILHGEEAYTDGEGAILLLEHEQTNGTVPAPAAQPRPATP